In Pyrodictium occultum, the genomic window TTCACCGCCAGCTCGGGGAACCCGAGGCTGTTCATGTAGAACACCAGCTCGCCGGGCTCGGCCTGGCTGAAGACGGGGAGGCAGCGGGCCTTCCTCCTCCCCCTGGCCTCCACCTCCACCTCCCCGTGGCGGCAGAGCATGTTCAAGCACTCCTCCGTGAGGCCTAGGGCCGCGTTGCCGAACCTGTCTATGTAGACTACCATGGCCTCTACCTCCTCCTCGTCGCCCCTGCAGCTCCTGCGGAGGCTGAGCCTCCTCAGCGAGCCCGGGTCCAGGGGCTCGCCGAGCGCCTCGATGCCCCCGCCGAGGGCTAGGTGGGCGGCGGCGGGGGCGAATATGTCGCGGCCGTGGAAGCTGCGGGACACGGGCTTAATGTAGACCGCCTCGTTGCTTATCATGTGAACCCTCACTATCCCGTCCTCGGAGGCGGCCGGGTAGAGGAGCCCGTTGTCGGGGCCGATGAAGTAGTAGCTACGGGTCTCTATAGCCACGGGCTTCCTCTCGGTCCCAACCCCCGGGTCGACCACGGCCAGGAACACCGTGCCCGGGGGGAAGTAGCGGTAGCTCGTGTATAGCACATACGCGCCCGCCAGGATGCTGAAGGCCTCCACCTCGTGCGTTATATCCACCACCCTCACCCGCCCCGCGCCGAGCCTCTCGATGACAGCCTTCACGATCCCGACGTAGGGGTCGCTGAGCCCGAAGTCAGTCATGAAAGCTACCAGGCCACGGCCGGGCGGAGCCATGCCCGGGCAGCACCCCAGCCGCCCCCCGCGCCCCGGCGTTATTGACACTGGCTCCCGGGGGGCTCTCTCCGCATCCACCGCAGAGCAGCGGCAGCATGCCCCGGGGGCTCGGCAAGGCCAGGACTCCTCACCACCCCTCCCTCCGAGGGGCTCGGGAGGTAGCCAAAGGGAGGCGGCCTCACGGCCCCCGGGGCCCCGGGGGCTAGTACCACCAGGTGTTTAGGAACCTATGCTCCTCCACAGGCTCCTCCACGCCTAGGCCCACGGGGCACACGCCGCGGAGGATGCAGCCTCCCCCCTCGCACGCGGGGTGGCCGCTGCAGCCCCTGCACCTCGGCCTCCCGTGGACGCAGACCCTCCTCCCCATGGTCCAGAGCACGTCGTCGAGGATGAAGTCGTCAACGCTGATCCTCTCCGCCACCAGGTGCCAGGCCTCCCGGACGGCGATGCGGATGAGAACGTCCTCCCAGGGCGTGGTCTCCCGGCCTCCGCGTATCTTCTCGAGGAGGCGGGGCTCCGGCCTCACGAGGCCGAGGCGGAGAGCTATCCTGGCCACGTGGTTGTCAACCGGCACCCTCTTGTCCCACGGGTCCCTTATCTCCAGCAGCCCCCTCCTCTCCAGGAACTTCGCCAGGAGCATCGGCTTCTTCTCCACCGGGTCCCCGTAGGCCTCGAACACCCGGAGCCTCTCCACCAGCCCCGGGCTCGAGGGGTCCCAGCTGTGGAGCAGCCCCCGCGACTCCTCGAGGAGCCTGAGAGCGCTCCCGCCGTAGAGCGCCTCCAGCTTCGAGCCCAGGTCCCGGAGCAGCGCCGCCCTCACCCCGGGGTCGGGCGGGCACACGCCGCCCACGCACAGCCACTCCTCAACGTCCCTGGCGGTGATCCCTGCAAGCCTCCGGGGGCTGAAGAAGCCAGGATCCTCGTCCAGCCTGAGGCGGCCAAGCCTGTATAGGAGGTCCGCCCCGTGCAGCCTCTCCCCCCTGACCACGGCCTCGTAGGGCCTCCCGGGCCTCGAGAGCCGGTGGTCTATGGCCACCATTACGAGGAAGTAGCGGGCCACGGTCTCCGGGTCCTCGCCCGCCGGGGGGTAGAACCGGGGGTCGGTGAAGGAGTCGGGCCGGTAGCGCTCCAGCGCGGGGCGCAGCGCCTCCCCCACCCTGGCGGCCTGCACAGCGTCAACGAGCACCACGGCGGCACCCTCCCCCCGCGGGGCTACCCTATCTCGAGCATGGCGAGGGCCTCGGGGACGAGGCCCGCCAGGCGGCGGCGCCACTCGCTCCCCAGGGCTATCAGCACCACCGCGGCCACGGGCTCCGCGCCGGCCCGGATTACTATCTTGGCCAGCGCCTCCAGGGTGGCGCCCGTCCTAGCCAGGTCGTCCACGAGGAGCACCCTGTCGCCCCGCTGTAGGCTCCCCTCGGGGGCGTAGAACACCTTCACGCTGAACGGGGGCTCCCCCGCCTCGCCCCGGATGTAGCCCCGGTAGGGGTTCTCCCTGCTCCTCCTGGCCAGCACCAGGTCGGCCCCGAGCCCCAGGGCTATCGCGGTCGCCAGCGGGACCCCCGCGGTCTCGGCGGCCAGCACCTTGCCGGCCCTGCCCCGGTACCGGTGGGACGCCCAGAGGGAGGCCAGCCGGAGCACCAGGGGGTCCAGCACAAGCTCCTGGGTGTCCACCATGCCCTTGGCCCCGCGTATCCTCTCCCCCAGCAGCCTGCCCGGGGGAAGCCTCTCCAGCACCCTCTCCACTATCGCCCTCGCCTGCCCCGTGCTCGGCACCCTGGAGCCCGAGACGTAGTGGGAGAGGGCCCCGCGGGGCACCCCGGTTATCTCCTCCAGCTCCCTCAGGCTCCACCAGCGGCGGAGGAGGCGGAGGAGCTCCACCGCCTCCAGCCGGAGCCTCAGCTCCCCGGCCCTGTCCCCCGGCGCCACGGCTGGGGCCTCCACGCCCTCCGGCGCCTCCTCGGGGCAGCGGCTTTTCAGGCTATATCTCCCCCGGCCCCCGGGGCGCCGGGGAGGCCCCCTGGAGCAGGGTGTCGAGCAGCAGCATCACCGCGAAGCCTAGGAAGAAGCCCAGGGTCGCCAGGTCCTCGTGGCCGCTGCGGTGGCTCTCCGGTATAGCCTCGTGGCTGACCACGTACATCATAGCCCCGGCCCCGAAGCCCAGGAGCTCGGGGAGATGGTTGGCGGCGAGGCTCCCGAGCATGGACGTCGGCACGGCCATGGCCGTCTCGCTCAGCCCGCTGAGGACGCTCACTCCAAGCGCGGTGAGCCTCTTCCCGGAGGCGGCCAGGATGGGCATGGCTACCGCGAGGCCCTCCGGCACGTCCTGCAGCGCTATGGCGAGGCCGGTGGCTACGCCCTTGGCGATGCTGTAGGCGGAGGCAGCCCCTATAGCCATGCCCTCCGGCAGGTTGTGGATAAGTATGGCCAGCGCCACCAGCCAGGCGGCGCGCAGCTTCCTCCCCCACTCCGGCCCCTCATACCTGCCTATCAGCGCGTGCTCGTGGGGGAGGACGCGGTTCAGCACTGCTACGGCGATGGCGCCAGCGGCGAAGCCGAGGAGGGGCCTCCACGGGCTCCCGGCCAGATCTATCGCCGGTATCAGCAGGCTGGTGAAGCTAGCAACGGTCATAACCCCGCTGCTGAACCCCAGCCCCACATCCAGGTCCCTGGGGTTCAGCCCCCGGCGGCTCAGGGGCAGAGCCAGCACCCCTCCAATGCTCGTGAAGGCCGCCGCCACCAGCCCCATTACAAGCGCCGTCTCCACCGGGCCGCCCTCCCAGCCCGCCAGCAGGCCCTCCAAGCCCTCTAGCCCCCCGGCCGGCTAGGCTCTGCGGCGGCCGGCCGGGGGCTCTAAAGCGGTGCCCGGTGCACCAAGCCCGCCCTCCCCGGGGGAGAGGGTGCACGTGGTCTTCCTGGGCACGGGCGGGAGCGGGGCGCCGCCGGGCAGGGCGGAGAACTGCATCCTGGCCGAGGCCGGCGGGGTGGCTGTGCTCCTCGACGCCGGGCCGGGCTGCAGCCAGCGCCTCCTCGAGGCAGGCTACACCGTCTGCGACATCAGCTACGTCTACATCAGCCACCTCCACCTCGACCACTGGTCCGGGCTCTTCGACCTAGCCGTCCAGGCCTCGGAGCAGGCCTGCAGGCCCCCAGCCCTGCTAGCCGCAGGCCCCGTGGCGGCCGAGGCGAGGGAGGTGCTGCTGCCCAGGATGCCGGGCAGCTTCCGCGAGAAGGCCCGGCTGGAGGCGGTGGAGCCCGGCGGCAGCCTGGAGCTGGGCGGCCTCGCGCTGGAGCCCGTCGAGGCCCGCCACACGGTGCCCTGCTACGGCGCCCTCCTCCGGGAGGAGGGCGGCGCAGCCCTCTACTACAGCGCCGACACGGCCCCCTCCAGGGCGGTGGAGGAGGCCGCCGGGAAGGCAGACCTGGCAGCAGTGGAGGCAACGATGCCCAGCAGCCTGGCCGAGGTGGCGGCGGCCACCGGGCACCACACTGTCGAGCAGGCGCTGGCCCACCGGAGGTACATGAAGCCGGGCAGCATCCTAGCCCTAGTCCACCTCACCGGGAGCAGCCTGGGGGAGCTGAGGGAGAGGGCTAGGAGGGGCAAGCTGCCGCGGGGCGTGCTGGTCCCCTCCGACGGGCTCGCAGCCCGGATCTAGGCAGCCCCGCCAGGCCTCTTAGGGGCCCTCATCCCGGTCAAAACCCGGCCTACCATGGACTCCAGCCCCTCTATCGGGGGCCGCTAGCCCCGCCACGAGGGTTCACGGGGTCCCGCCCCCGGGGCTGTGCAGCTGGTCACGCACCCCCACGCAGTAGACGCGGCTCAGCGCCGTGAAGCCTGCTATGAGCCGGTCCAGGGGCTTGCCCCGAGCCTGGAGCCGTGGAGAGCCTCCATCACTGTTGTGCTGCACCATGTTTTCCGTGGTATGCGTGGAGCCCCCGGGGGTCCCCGCGGGGGAGCGCAGAGCGGCCCATCCC contains:
- a CDS encoding SAM hydrolase/SAM-dependent halogenase family protein, with translation MAPPGRGLVAFMTDFGLSDPYVGIVKAVIERLGAGRVRVVDITHEVEAFSILAGAYVLYTSYRYFPPGTVFLAVVDPGVGTERKPVAIETRSYYFIGPDNGLLYPAASEDGIVRVHMISNEAVYIKPVSRSFHGRDIFAPAAAHLALGGGIEALGEPLDPGSLRRLSLRRSCRGDEEEVEAMVVYIDRFGNAALGLTEECLNMLCRHGEVEVEARGRRKARCLPVFSQAEPGELVFYMNSLGFPELAVNLGNAARELGLAPGSSLGLRPAGPRG
- a CDS encoding phosphoribosyltransferase family protein, translated to MEAPAVAPGDRAGELRLRLEAVELLRLLRRWWSLRELEEITGVPRGALSHYVSGSRVPSTGQARAIVERVLERLPPGRLLGERIRGAKGMVDTQELVLDPLVLRLASLWASHRYRGRAGKVLAAETAGVPLATAIALGLGADLVLARRSRENPYRGYIRGEAGEPPFSVKVFYAPEGSLQRGDRVLLVDDLARTGATLEALAKIVIRAGAEPVAAVVLIALGSEWRRRLAGLVPEALAMLEIG
- a CDS encoding ZIP family metal transporter, which produces MEGLLAGWEGGPVETALVMGLVAAAFTSIGGVLALPLSRRGLNPRDLDVGLGFSSGVMTVASFTSLLIPAIDLAGSPWRPLLGFAAGAIAVAVLNRVLPHEHALIGRYEGPEWGRKLRAAWLVALAILIHNLPEGMAIGAASAYSIAKGVATGLAIALQDVPEGLAVAMPILAASGKRLTALGVSVLSGLSETAMAVPTSMLGSLAANHLPELLGFGAGAMMYVVSHEAIPESHRSGHEDLATLGFFLGFAVMLLLDTLLQGASPAPRGPGEI
- a CDS encoding MBL fold metallo-hydrolase, with product MPGAPSPPSPGERVHVVFLGTGGSGAPPGRAENCILAEAGGVAVLLDAGPGCSQRLLEAGYTVCDISYVYISHLHLDHWSGLFDLAVQASEQACRPPALLAAGPVAAEAREVLLPRMPGSFREKARLEAVEPGGSLELGGLALEPVEARHTVPCYGALLREEGGAALYYSADTAPSRAVEEAAGKADLAAVEATMPSSLAEVAAATGHHTVEQALAHRRYMKPGSILALVHLTGSSLGELRERARRGKLPRGVLVPSDGLAARI